In Helianthus annuus cultivar XRQ/B chromosome 3, HanXRQr2.0-SUNRISE, whole genome shotgun sequence, a single window of DNA contains:
- the LOC110930878 gene encoding pathogen-associated molecular patterns-induced protein A70: MSFKLKSIKKLIHVQKACRSFTEIFRSKLQIIKVRKAIKKVTTFLLSSRQRLRFRPTRQRPTTSHYFHLLQEGSPVIFINQRYVQKSGQPSREPFSSKYKEPDVGSTSTTSTNGITQEKSAATNHVKHNSLLRERKKEENRNKNIDRLYTRDIRGVDERAADFISKVREDMKLQREQSIIEFQEMLARSV; this comes from the coding sequence ATGTCCTTCAAGTTGAAATCCATAAAGAAGCTCATACACGTTCAGAAAGCGTGTAGGAGCTTCACAGAGATCTTTCGATCAAAATTACAGATAATCAAAGTGCGCAAGGCTATAAAAAAAGTCACCACTTTTCTTCTTTCATCACGTCAGAGATTACGTTTTCGTCCAACGAGACAACGCCCTACCACAAGCCACTATTTCCACCTCCTTCAAGAGGGTTCTCCGGTCATATTCATCAACCAACGCTATGTTCAAAAGTCGGGTCAACCATCCAGGGAACCATTTTCTAGCAAATATAAGGAACCTGACGTTGGTTCCACTAGCACAACTAGTACTAATGGTATCACTCAGGAAAAAAGTGCAGCGACGAATCATGTGAAACATAATTCGTTGCTACgtgagagaaagaaagaagagaATAGAAACAAAAACATAGACCGGTTATACACACGTGACATCCGAGGGGTTGATGAGAGAGCGGCGGATTTTATTTCGAAGGTTCGAGAAGACATGAAGCTTCAAAGAGAACAATCCATCATCGAGTTTCAAGAAATGTTGGCTCGAAGCGTTTGA